The following are encoded together in the Pseudomonas xantholysinigenes genome:
- the fabZ gene encoding 3-hydroxyacyl-ACP dehydratase FabZ codes for MMDINEIREYLPHRYPFLLVDRVTDLDFEAQSIRAYKNVSINEPFFNGHFPAHPIMPGVLIIEAMAQAAGILGFKMLDAKPADGTLYYFVGSDKLRFRQPVLPGDQLVLEAKFLSRKSMIWKFECRALVDGKPVCSAEITCAERSL; via the coding sequence ATGATGGACATCAACGAGATTCGCGAATACCTGCCTCACCGTTACCCGTTCCTGCTGGTGGACCGGGTCACGGATCTGGACTTCGAGGCCCAAAGCATTCGTGCCTACAAGAATGTCAGCATCAACGAGCCGTTCTTCAATGGCCACTTCCCGGCGCATCCCATCATGCCGGGCGTGCTGATCATCGAGGCGATGGCCCAGGCGGCCGGAATTCTCGGATTCAAGATGCTCGACGCAAAACCTGCCGACGGCACCCTCTACTACTTCGTCGGCTCCGACAAGCTGCGCTTCCGCCAGCCGGTGCTGCCGGGCGACCAGTTGGTGCTGGAAGCCAAGTTCCTCAGCCGCAAGAGCATGATCTGGAAGTTCGAGTGCCGCGCCCTGGTCGACGGCAAGCCCGTCTGCTCGGCAGAGATCACCTGCGCGGAACGTTCCCTATGA
- the lpxD gene encoding UDP-3-O-(3-hydroxymyristoyl)glucosamine N-acyltransferase: MTVTMTLGQLAEALGASLKGPEALEITGLATLQEAGHGQLSFLANKQYRKFLDESQASAVLLKAEDAEGYAGNALIVPDPYLAYARISHLFDPKPKAVAGIHPSAVVADDAQVDPSASIGPFAVIESGARIAASVTVGAHCFIGARCVIGEGGWLAPRVTLYHDVTIGKRVVIQSGAVIGGEGFGFANEKGIWRKIAQIGGVTLGDDVEIGVNTAVDRGALSDTRIGDGVKLDNQIQIAHNVQVGDHTAMAACVGISGSTKIGKHCMIAGGVGMVGHIDVCDNVFVSGMTMVTRSITEPGGYSSGTAMQPLAEWRKSAARIRQLDEMAKRLGQLEKRVDTVTSDGQPTSEG; this comes from the coding sequence ATGACCGTGACGATGACACTCGGCCAACTGGCCGAGGCCCTCGGGGCCAGCCTCAAGGGCCCCGAGGCGCTGGAAATCACCGGGCTGGCCACCTTGCAGGAGGCCGGCCACGGTCAGTTGAGCTTCCTGGCCAACAAGCAGTACCGCAAATTCCTGGACGAGAGCCAGGCCAGCGCGGTGCTGCTCAAGGCCGAGGATGCCGAAGGCTATGCTGGCAACGCCCTGATCGTGCCTGATCCCTACCTGGCCTACGCACGCATTTCGCACCTGTTCGATCCAAAACCCAAGGCTGTGGCGGGAATTCATCCCAGCGCCGTGGTGGCGGATGACGCACAGGTCGACCCCAGCGCCAGCATCGGCCCGTTCGCGGTGATCGAAAGCGGTGCGCGTATCGCTGCCAGCGTGACCGTCGGCGCCCACTGCTTCATCGGTGCTCGCTGCGTGATCGGCGAAGGTGGCTGGCTCGCCCCGCGGGTAACGCTGTACCACGATGTGACCATCGGCAAGCGCGTGGTGATTCAGTCCGGCGCGGTGATCGGCGGTGAAGGCTTCGGCTTCGCCAACGAGAAAGGCATCTGGCGCAAGATCGCCCAGATCGGTGGCGTCACCTTGGGTGACGACGTCGAGATTGGCGTCAACACCGCGGTGGATCGCGGCGCGCTGTCGGATACCCGCATCGGTGACGGCGTCAAGCTCGACAACCAGATCCAGATCGCCCATAACGTTCAGGTCGGCGACCACACGGCGATGGCGGCCTGTGTCGGTATTTCCGGCAGTACCAAGATCGGCAAGCATTGCATGATCGCCGGTGGCGTCGGGATGGTCGGTCATATCGACGTTTGCGATAACGTATTCGTCTCCGGAATGACCATGGTGACCCGCTCGATTACCGAGCCGGGTGGCTACTCGTCCGGCACGGCCATGCAACCACTGGCCGAATGGCGCAAGAGCGCCGCGCGTATCCGCCAGTTGGACGAGATGGCCAAGCGTCTCGGGCAGCTGGAAAAACGTGTCGACACCGTGACCTCGGATGGCCAGCCGACATCAGAAGGCTGA
- a CDS encoding OmpH family outer membrane protein produces the protein MRKLTQLALVAAALVATPAFAEMKVAVLNYQMALLESDAAKKYAVDAEKKFGPQLTKLKGLESSAKGIQDRLIKGGDKMPQPERERLELEFKQKARDFQFQSKELNEAKAVADRDMLKQLKPKLDGAVEEVIKKGGFDLVLERGAVIDVKPQYDITRQVIERMNQAR, from the coding sequence GTGCGTAAGTTGACTCAACTGGCCCTCGTGGCCGCGGCGCTGGTCGCCACCCCGGCTTTCGCCGAAATGAAGGTCGCCGTGCTGAACTATCAGATGGCGCTGCTGGAATCCGACGCGGCCAAGAAGTACGCCGTCGACGCCGAGAAAAAATTCGGCCCGCAACTGACCAAGCTCAAGGGCCTGGAAAGCAGCGCCAAGGGCATCCAGGACCGCCTGATCAAAGGCGGCGACAAGATGCCTCAGCCAGAGCGCGAGCGTCTGGAGCTTGAGTTCAAGCAAAAGGCCCGTGACTTCCAGTTCCAGTCCAAGGAACTCAACGAAGCCAAGGCCGTGGCCGACCGTGACATGCTCAAGCAGCTCAAGCCGAAGCTCGATGGCGCCGTGGAAGAAGTCATCAAGAAGGGTGGCTTTGACCTGGTACTCGAGCGTGGCGCGGTAATCGATGTCAAACCGCAGTACGACATCACCCGCCAGGTGATCGAGCGTATGAACCAAGCGCGTTGA